A stretch of DNA from Acomys russatus chromosome 4, mAcoRus1.1, whole genome shotgun sequence:
CCAACTCTggtgtttcatttggttttgcttGTGCAAAAAATAATCTCCATCGCATGGATTGGTCTGAGAAAGGATGAAACCATTGTGTGAGTCTTTTCTCTTGAGCATGTTGGCCAAACTAATAATTCATTCAGTGGATCGCCTCTGGAAATGCAGAACCCTCTGCCACTGCTTGACTGTTTGAAACAGTCTTGTTCTGTGTGTCCTTTTATCTCTCAGACTGTGCATGTCTGTGCCCCCAGGGGTGTCTCTTGCACAGAGGCTCTCTTTGGCGCCCGCCAGGCTATAGTGTGAGCAGTGCTCCTGATCTTGATGGGACTATTCACACCTGGTTTTGTGGCATTGCACCGCCTCATGGGTTCACTATCCGGTGGGCATTCCCAGCCTCCTTTTTCTGTGCTATAGCCTCCCTCACAGCTCTCAGAAAGAGTTGGTGAGATGTGGGAACTGTTTTGAAGAACGTGACCTGTTTTTCTTCCCATCTTCAGGAATTTTTCCAATTACCTGATTCTCCAAATAGAACATCATCTGTACCCCATTCATCAGGCCAAGTGCTGCCTCACATCCTTTCCCCCTTGCCATTTGAAGTTTGTTATTTGTCCCAGGACTGTGCCCTACCACCTACCAGTACCAGTGTCCTCCGGCTTCCTCTTGCTCTGTGCAGTCAGTTGGATGAATCATTGCCTTTGGTCCTGTTGGCTCTTGGAAGCCGTGGTCACTAAATCTGAATACTTGCCCTAACCCACAACAGCATGGATGGTATTGTCCTTGCCTACAGCTATGACTGGTTTTAAGATACTGAGTCCCTACCTTATATGAACAAAGATTTTCAGTCTTAGAAACTTAGACCTTTAAAATCATGTTATTTCAGCATAGAATACCCAAGACCCACTTCTTGCTAGACAGCTTTGTACAGTCTGGCCTCCCTGGTCTGATCCTGATCAGTCTAGTATCCCAGCCACTGGCGACAGCTTTATTTTACTAGGTAGATTGAGTACTGGACAGCACTTGCCTTACTCTCAGATACAAGAGAGTTTGTGTCTTCTGTGAGTCTGTAAAATGTCTCCTGGTATACTCTGGGTTGTTTATTCATTAGTAAATTGGATGAACACCTTCTAAGTGTTAAAATCTTGTGGCCACAGGACTATTCCAGGTAGTTAGAACAAAGAGGTAGAACCAACACACTACTACTTAGAAGTCCATTTCTACAGCAAAGGTTTGGAATACAGGGCCTAGCCTACTTTTGTGGCCTACGTGGTTGCCCTGAAAGATTGTGTCTATGGTGCTGTTGGAGATGGCTTGGCTTCTATGCCCTGCACAGGTTTGTCTACAGACCTGGACAGTACTTCACACTATATAGTTCAATTCTTAGACTTATCACTGGAGTAGGAGCTGGAGTTgcatctcccctccccaccccccacccccaacacttcATTTCTAGGCTGGGAATGAATAGAAAGCTTCCACTCATCCAcactaagaaaagaagaaacagctgAGTCAGCTGCTCAGAGGTCTATCTTCTTCAGTAACTATTTGGGgaacaaaaaaagccagggctTCATCCTCCTCTGCCAAGTGAAAGATAAAAATTGCAGGAACCAGACAACAAAGGTAGCCTAACTGGAAGTCATGCATCATTCCTCACTCCAGCTAGGTTGGGACCTGGCTTATTTGGCAGTGTGGCTAGCAtgctggatttgattcccagcatgacATAAACTAgccatggtggtacatacttAGAAATCCAACACTTGGGAGTGGAAGCAGTGGGACCGGAAGCTTAAGGTCGAGGCCACCCTGAATTACATGAGTTCTATCACAACAAAAAGACACATAGGCGGCTCCCTGTAGCTCGATGAGGTCGGCTCATGCAGGCAGGCGGTGGTGAGCGCACAGGCTGAGTGGCTTTTTTCTGAGGCACAAAGTCATGTGCTGCCATGGATCTGTATGGAAACAACCTATCTGCCCCCTCATGTCTATTGGGGCCATTGGCTGTTACCTTCTGCGATACAGACTCCTTTAGCCATTTGATCCCAGGAAGTGACAACTCTAGCGTCTTTAGCTTCCAAAGGGGAAGTCTACATTTTACTTTGTAtagtcctgtctcaaaagatgaagTGACCTGTACTCCCTGTCACCTTCTCATAGAGGGTGAAGACATTTTTCTGAGTAGTTTTGGAAACCATCTTGGCAAGTGTGTGAGGACTCAACAGAACTGCAAGTGTGTTAGTGGGTTCTCCCTGGAGCATAAGGAATGAGCAGATGGCCATCATCCTGGAAACTGCAGATGGGATTGTGGGTTGAATAAACCATTACAAATAGGGCACATCTTGAAGGCTTTCTTCAGAACTGGACTAGAACCAAGGTTTCCAGGCTCCTGGCTCAGAAGACTGAGCTAGTGTGCATTGATGAATGTTAGCTATTTGcagagagctgggtggtggcatgTTTGAACCAAATGTAAGAAAAGCCAGAGGGAACTGAGCTGGCCAGTGTAGGCCTGCTGGCCAGCTGTGGAAGATCCTTGACCCAGCAGCTACTTAGCACAGCCTGCTCAATCAAGTATATTCCTGTAAAGCCAAAATGCTGACtacctacctgcttctgcctcgtgTTGACACCCATTTCCAAAGATGATGGAGCGAGTGTGAGCcaggaggaagctgaggtggTGGGTGATGTTCACCCTACCATCTCCCCTCCCACAGCCCAAGAGGTGATGCTTCCCACTCAGACCCCATCTTGTCAGGCCTCCAGCTGCCCAGTGTAAACTGTCAATGCTTATACCAAAAAAGGCATGTGCAGCTGGCGTCCGTCAGGGACAGCCCAGTCCCTGCCTTGTAGTTGGCCAGGGAGAAGCTGCAACAGTTGTTCAGTGAATGGCTGAAAGGGCTGTTTACTATAAGGCCTTCGCTCCACTCCTGCGGCTTTCCAAGTTCCATCCATACAGAAAACCAATAATGTAAATAGAGAGCCTGCAAGCATGgtttgcagaggcaggtggtgaaTGTGAAATCACCTGCAGGGTGCATTCGAGTCTGGTTTTCCTGTGCTTTGTCATTTGACTCAATAGGAACTTTTGTTACTTAACTCTGTGCATAACTTATTTAATGTACTGTATAAATGAACCAAAACTGTTAAATATGTATTTAGTTTGTTCTACTTAAAGTAGTTAATAAAAATGCTATATTCCTTTTCTGACTCAAGCTGACCTAGGCCTGGGCAAGATGAGACCGTGGTGACAGTGCGAATGCCAAGTGGCCCGCTGCAGGCGTTGATATTGTCATGCACCACACGCGTgcactctctcttccctcccccacccccaggtcttTGGTGAAGGGACAGTGGGGCTCAAATTATCCTTGCTGTGGCGAAAAGATGGCATTTTTTGAGGTGGGTGGCAAAGCAAAAAGTAGATGGGCTGCGAAGGAGAGAAAGGTTCTAACACAAAAGTCTTGGAGGGCTTGCAGTTGAGCCCTCCATGAAGCCAGTTGCAGCCTAGGTGACCATGCTGGTTGCAGTTGAGTGCCAGCAATAATGTACAGGTATCTTTGGTTCCTTGCACTTTTCTCCGTTGAAAACATTCAGGGAGTAAGTAAGTTTTTCCAAGTAACTGTTATTTCCTTATAAAATTTCAACATTGACATACTTGGGTttgtgagggttttgttttgtcctttctgTACTGACACTGTCTTAATTTCACTTATGCTTAAGGTTATGTAATTTGGGGCAATACTTTCCCTGTAAGCTTTCATTCAGCTTCATTGTTTGTTATCAGGCGCCCCCTGGAGGAAAAAACGGGTCCTGCTGCTTCTGCGTCCTTCAGAGTGCTAACTCCTAGCCAGGGTGATCCTCtggctgctgtttgtttgtttgtttgtttgtttttcctgggtTTCAGCCTTTTCTGAGGCTGCCTCTATCCCATGAACCCAGATTTTTTTCTGGGTGCATTTAGGAGGTTCCAGAAGAGTTCAGGTCCAGCCTTCGTCTCATGCTGGACTACTTTACTTTGACCCCAAGGTTGGCCTTGGCAGATTATGGGACTGAGTAGAACCTTTCATCACTCTCCCTGCTTCTATAGCTAGAACATTGCCACTCAAGGATGCCCACTTTCAATGCCTTCCACACTTGACAGCAAGTAGTAATTGGTACCAGGGCAAAACATGTAACTGCATATGTCTCCTGTGACTTGTAGTGCCTACCTATTGGGTTGTGAGTGTGAAATGTGATTTTAACAGAGCCAAGTGGTATATGTGGGTAGTAGCTGTTAAGCCAATGATAACCAAGCTTCAACCCaaagaaccacagaggttaggtatataGTAAGGGACAGggtgggagacagacagatcttgttggaaaaggaaaataagatagtTATGGgtgaagtggggggaggggatcagCTAAAATGAAGAGCCATTTGAAGGATagggaaacctaatacagtaggagtgtcctaaaatatatgcacacGCCACAGTGAGCTAAATGAGATCACCAAGCAACGAGGGCGACAGAGCCCCCGCTGACTATCACTaccttccagtactgggattgtGGGCATCTAATGGAGCTGTTGGCCAAAGGGATAAATGGGAATCCCCAAGCAACCCAGGCTGGTGTCAAGACTACAGGTTGCTCTCCGCAAACTGATGACAAGGCATTGCTTAggacacccacacaactcattgaacagggagacgctgagctggtgcctacctacAGCCTTCACTCCTACTCTCTCAGTAGCACTCTTTGGTACAGTAAGGTTCTCTGCATGCTAACAAAAGCACCATAAACAGtgacccagctacaaaccctttgttctacaatggtgtcctgcttgcaagatatgctagggcaatggtagcACAAAATGTGTGGTAGAAACCATTATCTGATGTGACTTAGGGCCCACTCCGCAAGATGACTCGGGCCTGACACTGCATAGGTGACcgagaacctgagactagatagtctAGGGAgctagagtaaaaccaaatactatttttaaaaaacgaaaacTCCTActaggtggtagtggcacatgtctttaatcccagcactcgggaaacagaagcaggctaATCTCtcgagtttgagaccaacctggtctacaaagtgagttccaggacagccaggactacacagagagaccctgtctgggaaaaacaacaacaaaaacaatgactTACTTGCAACCCCTCATTTTATCTTCTCAGAAGCTGTATCAACAGGAACTGGCATATAAGGAGCTAAGACATTTTATAAGCAGTAGGCACTGTCTAGTTTGTTGCACCTGGCCTAGGCCTAAGCCAAGCCCCAGTCACAGGTGTAGGCATTTGAGGACAGTGGAGTGACAGCTAAGTAAGGAGCCAGAACCTCTGGCTTCAGGATTCACTCAGCCTTCCATGGCCTGGTTGCTGATACTTTGTTATCCCTAGTGCCTACCACAAATCATGTCCCCAGTAGATGTCGGGAGGCCTGCAGAGCCAGTCATAGCAGGCTGTGAGGGAAGGCAGTAAGAGGTGGTCCCGAGTTCATGGCTTTGGCCTGTTGctgaaaggctgaggcagtaTCTCTAGAGCAGACATCAAGGAGGCGTGACTGAGGCTGGGGATGGCCCATCAGCCTGCATGTGATTTAGGTTAAGGGGACTGCATGAATTTGGGAGTTGGAAAGGCCTCATATGTCAGACACATTACTTCAATGGAGGAGAAAATAGCCATAAAGGGGCTTAACTAAAGGAGCGTGGTGACCACAGGAATGACTATTGTGAGGCCCTTCTGCGACATTGTGCAGCCTGAAGCAGCTGCTGCGCTGCGCCATGGACCTGAACTATGTGTTATCCTGCAGATACAAGACACGGTGTGGGTTGTGGGAGTATACATCATTAAAGACACAAAGTGCCCCCAATACCACTGCCTCAGATTCCCACTGCTGAGACTCCAGACTCAAACCTGTGCCTCTTGGACCTTGTTGCTCCAAGACAGCCTTGCAAGCTGCCTGAGGCCTGACCTCCGATTACTCCCTCTTCACAATgtctgccagctctcctgctcagccacctctccatccactAAGATCCCCTGCTTAAGCTTGGAAAGCTCAAACCAAGTTACTCTCTCCTAGAGACGCCCATCAGGATAGACACCCCTTCCAGCTTCAGTGTTCTCCCTAGCAGCTCTGAGCCTTCACTAGGGGAACAAGGATACAGACAGCTTGTTAAATAAGTAAGGTTAGACCTGGTAGCACAGGCCTCTAATCAGCAGCTAAAGCAGGGCAATGAAAAGGTCACAGCCTGCATTGGAAACTTACCGAGATccttatataaaataagaatcaaCTGAGAGTCAAAATAGAAGACAGACATGGCAATAtatggtgaggcaggaggatcccccAAGGTTCACACTATCTCAAAACTAAGATTAAAaaggctgaagagacggctcagcagttaagagcactgactgctcttccgaggtcctgagttcaatgcccagaaatcacatggtgactcacctGAGTTGTCCTCTTGgctgacacacagagaaatggtgatgtgttattggtttttgttttcttctgtttgcttgcttttgttctaTGGAGCCCAAGGCTTATCCACTACAAGTAGCGTGCTACTGCAGCTCATGCCTTTAGTTCTGAGAGTCTGCTATTGCTGTTTGGGGGGCTGCAACACAGGGCCGTGAGCAGGGGTCGCTCCTCCTGCATTAGTTCTCTCTCTGAGGGGACAGTGAAAGCACAGTGTGGGTAGCAAACCTTTCCAAGGAGAGTCGTGGAAAAGGAACAGGTAACTGCAGTATATTCTTTTGCTGGGTTCTGGTCTGGCCCTAAGACATCCACACCTCAAGGGGACACTGGGAAGAACCACAGAAAAGAGCTGCTCTTCTGGCCACACCCCAGCACCCAGCAAGGCTCTGGCAGTCACACAGGACATGAATGAAGTCATCACTCAGACCCTGGCCACCAGTCTTGGCTTCAAACCCAGTGTAGCTTCAGAAGGAAGCTCCTTTAagggctctgcctccccagccacaGCCCCCAGTCTTCGTCCTTCCCCCTGGTTTCCGTATCCTCTGTTGTGCCTTCCCTTGGTTCACTGGAGTTGAGTATCCCTGCCACTCTGACCTTGGAAGGCCCACATGAGGGACAGGTGACATCCATTCCATGTTCCTTGATACCATGAGCCTCCCTGTGGAGTACCACTTTAGGTGTCACCATTAGTCACCACTCAGTCTTGTACTCCACCTTGCTATGGCTTGTAGAACTCTTGGATATGCTGTTAAGAGACAGTGGTGGGGACAAGCCAGCCTGGCAGCTTCTGGCAGGGGCTAGGTCCCCCTCCAGCAGcctctttggaactctgaggaGGTTCTGTAGAGTGAAGCTGAGCTTGGACCACATAATTCCTCTTTCCCAGACAGGGCTCTTGGAAGGACGGTCTGGGGTATGGCCTTGAGCTGAGTGATGACAAAGCTCCTTCTGCCAGTGTGGCAGCTAAAGCTGGAGACCAAGTGCAGCTCTAAACATAGGCTTTCTTCCTCGAGTTTCATGTCAAGGTGGCCAAGAAAGCCTGGCCTTaccaagagagagacacagacagactgaGGCGACACCACAAGTGACTACCAACTTTATTGCCTCTGTGCTGAGTACCCAGGCTGGGGTTCAGAGATCTCTGGGGGCAGCAGGCAACTCTAGGCCCAAATTATTGCTACTCTGCAAGGTTTTTCTTGGGGCTTCCCCTAGTGCCCTGAGAACAAGTGGGGTGAGAACATGCAAATGACATGCAAACCAAACCAGGACCCCCCAGAGGTTTCTAGTACAGCCACTGATGCTAGAAATTCTAGGGCTGACGCAGAAAGGTGATAGACACCCACCCAGGTCTCTACACTACAGGCTGAAGTGGCTTAGCCTCAGGGGTCAAGGTTCCAGGGTTTGAGGGGGTCCCTGAGCATCAGCCCTGGTTCTGACTCTGGCTGAGGAAGAACAGAAATCTAACCCCAAAGCATcaggtagaaatgaggacaccCCTAGTCAGCCAGAGAGGGAAGGCATCTGCCTGCATCACACagcaagggaaaggaaaggggagaccAGAATCTGGACTTCCTGAGTCAGGCAGAAGCCCAGGTGCTTAAAGGttataaactgtaaaataaagcaagcaGCCCAGCTCATGATTCCTGGCAGAGACCCTGTACCAGCTGCTCAGGCTTTTAGCCTGGGAACAGGCAGGTTCCTTGGTCTTATTGTAGAGTTGACCAGTGCGGAAGGCTCTAGAATGGCAGGCAGGGCTGCAGCTCAAGCAGAGCCGACTCAGTTATTGTTCATAATCCACCAGGAGGCTGTGGGTGAGAGGTTGGGGAATCAGGAGCTATAGGGGGCTGCCCTCCTGGATCCCAGGGCTGTTAGGAGCACAGGGGTACAGCGCACCTGGGAAAAACACAGTAGTGAGTGTATCCGGGGCCCGCAGGTGATCGATGAGGGTGCGCTGGAAGGCCTTGCTGCAGGGAGACTGCTGGTGCCTGGGAGGCCATGGAACAGACAGAGGCTACAGCCATCTGCTCTGGGTCATCCAAGCTTAGTTCTGCTGCCTGGACTCAAGGCACCAACCCTCCCACTACTGGTTCTAAACTATTTGTCCTTAGGTGAAGTGGGAACAAGGTATCTCTATTACCAGGCAACTGCAAGGACTAACTGAGGGCACCTAGCACAGGGAGCTAGGTTTACACTCATTGAGTGCCTGCAGTGCATCTGACGTATTGAGTTTGTTAGACAggctagctcaggctggccttgaatcattgatcctcctgcctctgcttccaagtgctggtattatagcCAACTTgtatggtagtgtgtgtgtgtgtgtgtgtgtgtgtgtgtgtgtgttgttgttgttgttgttgttgctgtttggttggttggtttttgagacagggctttgaTGGCCTTGTACTCTGAGCTCTCTTGCCTCAGGCCTTCAGTGTTGATATAACAGGCATGCACTCAATACCTAActtgcattttgttgttgctattgttggcttcttgagacaggggttctctgtgtagtcttgtctgtcctggactcactttgtagaccaggctggccttgaattcacaaagatccccctgcctctgcctccctgaggtgCTGGcaccacaggcatgtgccacctcacccagctcttATGTTCATTCTTTACACATTTCATCTGGGGCCCAAATGTGTTCTGTAAATTATCTGAAATCACAGTGCCAGTGAATTGGAGAGTAGCCTAGAACCTGGTTTGACCCCCTCCAGAACCGATACTCGGTGTCAAATGTGCGACCACCACTCACCTTCTCCAGGAGGCTTCATCCTGCCAGAACTCATATAGGGCAAAAGCAGCATTGTCTAGCATCTTCTGGGCAGACACACTGCAGAGCCAAAGAAGTAGCCAGGCTAGACCAGGGCTGTGAccacactgcctgcctgccaagGATCTCACGGGAGCCCTACCCAGAGTATCCAGCCACCATCCTTCTCTGCCCCCACCACCCACTTCAGGCATCCCACTAGTTAGCCAGGGACTCACTGCAAGCAATGGCTCTGCGCCCCTGTGAAGTTCATGTAGCAGTTCAGGGCACGGTGAAAATCCTGCAGGGCATCCTCTGCCACTTGTACCTGCCTCTGCACCACAAGGATGTGCTGACAAGAGAGCAGCTAGTCACAGGGAGGCCACACTCAGAGTGTAACTCCAACCTTCTTAAGATGGTCCAGGTATGCCCCCTGCAGGGCCTGGTCCCCACACTCAACAAGACCTCCTAGCATCTGACTCCATCCTCCAAGCCACTGGCCCTCTCTCTGCTGTACCCCCTCCCACTGTGCCCTCTAACTTCCATCCCTACTTCAAGCCTGACTTTCACAGATACAGATGAGAGAACAGAAAGCCTAAGGCAGTCACAGAGCAAAAAGCTAGCACCTTCCTGCCAGGTCTGGGTAGGCAGCCATTACCCTTCTTCATGAGTACTCCTTCCCAAGCTCACCGAGTCAGGACCCTTGGCAAGGTCCTCTTCATGAAGGGGTTCCAGCCGGGGTGCCTGCAAGGGACACAGAATTATAGGCTGAGCCTCTAGTATGTTATTGGCTTGAACAGGTGTAACAGAAACGCTCTGTGAGGGGCACTGGCCACCCAGCCTCTTACCTTGCACTCAAGCTGGTCTATGAGCTCCTGGAGGCGGTTGACCTGCAGCCGCCACTGCAGCTCAGCTTCTGAATTCCACCCTGGCAGAGGGACCAGGAGGACATCAGCCAGGGGCCCCTGAAGCTGTAAGGCCTCTCAGGGTGAAATGGGAACCATTGGCCAAGCAAAGCCCTGAGACAATAGGAGATTTGACATCTTCCCTGGACCCTATGCAGTCAGATCCTACCCTGCCACAGGCACACCTGTATCAGAGGATCCAGGAGACCAGGTTGGTGACCAACTGAAGCTCCTCAGGGCTCTGCGTCCTGCCCGCCGGCTGTTACGGCACCTACTCTGCACTTTGTCATGTTCTTCATCCAACCTAGAAAGTAGAAAGTTAGCTTAATGTCCCCAGACCCAGAGGACTGCGATTTCAGCACAGAACCAGGCTTCGGAGGGGCAAGAGAGGTCTCCTGAATCTTTGAAACCCAGCCCCCAAACCACTGACCCCCTTCTCAACAGCTCATGGCTCCTGCCTAAGAATATGGCCTCCAGGAGGCTGGGTGGACCATGATCCTAAGTGTAGACTGCGGGAACAAAAGGCACTCACATACCCTCAGGCCAACAGCACCCCCGCGTACCGCTGACCTCGGGCCTGGGCCTCCAGGGTGTCCGATGCCCCCTCTAGGGAGCTCTGCAGGGCTTGTAGCTGATTCACAGTTTCCCGCAGCAGGAACCGGGTGACAAACTGGTCCACCTTGGAGGCCTGTTCATAGTCCTGTGGGCAGGACAGAGGGGTGTGGTTTGAAGAGGGAGCTTATCTTGCTGTCTGGCTACTGTCACACTCTCAGAGCAACACTGAAAGTGAAAGGTGCAGGGCATGCAGGCCTAGCACAGgcctttctatttttgttttgagacagggtcttacttttTAGCACAGGCTGACACTGaattatgatcctcctgcctgtgctgcaccagtgctagaattaaaggtggcacgcaccactgtgcccagtgtcTAAGGTCACTGTTCCGGGTCCAGACTGGGCTCTTTTTCCTCCTGGCAGGTGTGAGGCTGATTCATGGGGATCAACAGCACGCTGAGACCATGGGTTTTCCTGGATCTCAATTTCTCTTCTCTGGTAAGGCTCATTCTCACCTTTGCTCATAGCCAGACAGGGTGAAGGTGCAGGGCAGTAAGGCTGATTGCACACGTGGTACAGAATGGTGTCTGATCTTACTGATCTGCTGGACCCAAACTCCCAATCTGTGTAtgcatttgtttgttctttcactATTCCATTCACCAGGCCatttaacaaacatttactgTGTGCATTTTGGTAGAAGCTACATAGAGAAGACATCCACGTCCccaaacagacacaaacacacttgCCTGCAGAGACTGCAGCCTACACCACCAGCCTCCCCTCAGTTCTGTAAAAGCAAGCAGAGACAAGGAGGCTGACCATGCATCAGACCCTGGTGCCAGCCATCTTAGGATACTTACTCCTCGGGTGCTTTCACCTTGTGGCTCAGTTTCTCCCACCCCTCAGTTACTTCCTACATGGAACTAAGCTTGCAGTTTGAATTCACAATCTGAAAATGCCACCACTCTTGTGGAACATAGCCATCTTCCCAGCTACATGCCTGGACAGTCAAGGATGCCCTTAGAAGGCCTTACCCCCTACCACACACGCAAACCTAGGATGGGAGTCTGAGAAGCCACAAAGATCCAGGCTCTGCGGCAACATCTATAATGGGTTTCAGGTTTTGGTGTATGACCTGCCTTGGCTGAACTAAGATGATACTTTCTGGACCAGGCATATAACAGAAGGGATCGAGTAGTGCCTGAGTCCTGCCCTTAAGTCTGTGGGTTCTATTTCCATGGCAACTTTTCAGTATCTTCCCTTTGGAGGTATCAGATGAGTGATTTTTTTGCTGTTTGCAACCAAAAAAACTTGGTTGGCAGAACCACACACTTCATACCAGACTCATCCCAAGAATTCCATTTAACCATCCTAACAGTTAATAGGAACTATAATTGATTCCACTTTGTACTTGGGACCTTAAGAGGTTGAACCTTGGCCAAGGTTAAGCCACTAATTAGTGGCGGGCCAGGATTCAAATCAAAGCCAGAGAAACTCCCCTCTACTCACCCTTAAGCATTTTATAA
This window harbors:
- the Necab3 gene encoding N-terminal EF-hand calcium-binding protein 3, with amino-acid sequence MACAGLLAVCLLGPPAPQPPRHSAPAAGHALFQDVFRRADKNDDGKLSFEEFQNYFADGVLSSAELRELFRGIDGHLTDNLETEKLCDYFSKHLGVYRPVLAALESLNRAVLLAMDATKLDYEQASKVDQFVTRFLLRETVNQLQALQSSLEGASDTLEAQARGQRLDEEHDKVQSRCRNSRRAGRRALRSFSWSPTWSPGSSDTGWNSEAELQWRLQVNRLQELIDQLECKAPRLEPLHEEDLAKGPDSHILVVQRQVQVAEDALQDFHRALNCYMNFTGAQSHCLHVSAQKMLDNAAFALYEFWQDEASWRRHQQSPCSKAFQRTLIDHLRAPDTLTTVFFPASWWIMNNN